Part of the Streptomyces antimycoticus genome, CGATCACCGACGACTTCGACGCCGACTTCGGTGTGGACGAGTGGCATGGCACGAACGCGTTCATCCGCGATGGCGACCGCGTATTTCGCACCTACTTCATCAACGCACGGGGTGACGAGGCGCTGGGGAGCACCTGGAGCTATCTCGACATGACCGCGCTCGGGCGGCAGGAGGAGTGGGAGGACTCGCCGAAGGACTACCCCAAGACCCCGCCGTACGAATGGTGGAACTGGCACGACGCGTACGACGACGCCGCGCCGGCGCCGGAGTGGGTGGCCCAGACCCAACGAGGCACCCAGGCCCAGCCGGGCTGAGCCGTGCGCCAAACTGTGGGGCATGGACGACCGCATCCGCCCCGCGACCGCAGCCGACGTTGGCGCAGTGGAGGCCGTCACCGACGCGGCATACCGCCCCTACGTCGCCCGGATCGGCCTCCGCCCCGCGCCGATGGACGCGGACCACGCGGCCGATATCGCGGCGGGGCGCGTGTTCGTCACCGGCGACCCGGTCGTGGGGGTGCTGGTCCTGGTGGCCGAGCCCGACCATCTCGTCCTGGAGAGCATCGCCGTAGATCCGGGCGCGCACCGACAGGGCGTGGGCAGGCGCCTGCTCGCCTTCGCCGACCTGCACGCCCGCGCTCTCGGCCTCCCGGAGATCCGGCTCTACACCAACGCCGCCATGTGGGAGAACCAGGAGATCTACCCGAGGTACGGGTACGAGGTGACCGAGCGCCGCCAGGACGGCGCGTACGACCGGATCCACTACCGGAAGCGCATCTCCGAGGCAACGCCCGACTAGCGGTGGGGCCGCTGCAGAAGCCCCCGCTCCATGGCCACCACCACCGCCCGCGTCCGGTCGTTCACATCCAGCTTGGCGAACAGGCGCAGCAGATGGGTCTTCACCGTGGCCTCGGCGATCACGAGGCGCCGTCCGATCTCGGCGTTGGTGAGTCCGTCCGCCACGGCGCCCAGGACCTCGGTCTCGCGGTCGGTCAGCGGCTCCTGAACGGGCCGCCGCAGCCGTGCGACCAGCTTCTCGGCGACCCGGGGAGCGAGCACCGTCTCGCCCCGCGCCGCCGCGTGGATGGCGTCGACGAGTTGCTCACGGGTGGTGTCCTTGAGCAGATAGCCGATGGCACCGGCCTCCACCCCGCGCTCGATCTCCGTGTCGGTGTCGTACGTCGTCAGGATCAGCACCCGCGTACGGGGATACCGGGCGACGATCTCGGCCGTCGTCGCCACCCCGTCGAGCACGGGCATCCGCAGATCGACCAGGGCCACGTCGGGGTCGTACCGATCGACCAGATCGAGCGCCGCGCGTCCGTCGCCCGCCTCGCCGACGATTTCGATGCTGTCCTCGGCGGCGAGCAGGGCGATCACTCCGGCCCGCATCACGGTGTGATCGTCCACCACGACGATGCGCAGACCTCCCTCGCTCATGCCTCCACCTCGCTCGCCAGGGGGATCATCGCCAGGATCCGCGTCCCGTCGCCCACCGAACTCGTCACCGTGAGCCTCCCGCCCAGCTCCGCCAGTCGCTTGCGCATGCCGTCGAGTCCGAAGCCCGTCGACTCCTCCACCCGGAACCCGGTTCCATCGTCGGTGATCTCCAGCTCCACTCCGTGCGGACGCCGTACCAGCACCACGCCGACCATGGACGCGCGTGCGTGTTTGCGCACGTTGGCCAGGGACTCCTGGGTGCAGCGCAGCAGCGCGATACGGGTCTGCTGGTCACACTCCAGGTCTGCCAGGTCGGCGTCCACCGTCAGCCCGGTGTCCTCCGCGAAGCGGTCCAGCGTACGGCGCAGCGTCAGCGCCACCGAACCGGCCGCCACCTGGCCCGGGCCCGGCTGCCCCGCCGAGCCGACCAACTCCCGCGCCTCGGCGAGGTTCTCCCGGGCGGTGGACTCGATCGACCGCAGTTGCTGGGCGCTGGTCGCCGGTTCGTGGTCAATGCCCGCCTGAGCCGCCTCCGCGAGCACGATGATCGACGCGAAGCCCTGCGCGAGCGTGTCGTGGATGTCGCGTGCGATGCGTTCCCGTTCGTCCGCCGCGCCCTGTCGCTGGTGTGCCTCGGAGAGCTGCGCCTGCGTCCGCTCCAACTCCTCGATCAGCTGCGCCCGTTCACTGCTCTGCGCGACGACCGAGTGCGCCCACAGGCCGATCAGCACGCCCACCGCGACCACGATCAGGGTGGACATCAGCGTCTCGCCGAAGAACTCCGCCGACCAGCCCTGCCGGACCAGACTCCCCGCCAGCGTGGCAGCGGCCGCCACCCCGAGGAACCCCATCGAGGCCCGCGGAGTGCGCCCGAACATCCAGTAGTGCGGCAGCGTCACCATGAACAGCGCCGCATAGCTGCTGCCCAGATAGGCCAGCCCGCCGAGCCCGAGCACAAGCACCGAGAGGTAGACCCGCGGCCGTACGACAGGATTCCCCGGGAAGCGGTCGAGCACCGCGTAGCACAGCACCACACAGCCCAGAAGCGCGACCGCCTGGTACTTGCTCCCCCCGGCCGGAGCCGTCGTCACCAGCCCGACGGCCATCGCGGCGAACAGGACCCAGCACACGGCGTTCCACCGGCGCAGCGAAGTGGCCCAGAAGGCGTCGGCCAAGGGGCTGGCGAGAGCGGTCATACCGATCAACGTACGTCGACCACCGGTCGCCCGTCGGCCAGATGAGCCGAGGCCGCCGCCGTTCGCCCCGCTGTCCGCGAGGGCCACCAGCTCGTCTCACCGAGCAGCAGCATCGCCGACGGCAGGACCATGATCCGGACGATGAAGGCATCGAGCAGCACGGCCGCCGCGAGGACGAAGCCGATCTGCTTCATCTCGATGATGTGCAGGAAGACGAAACTCACGAAGACGGTCGTCATCACTACCGCCGCACTCGTCACCACACTCGCCGACCCGCGGATTCCCTCGAGCACGGCCTGCCGCGTGGACACGCCGGCGAGGACGGCCTCCCTGATCCGGCTCACCACGAACACCTGGTAGTCCATCGAGAGCCCGAAGAGGATCACGAAGAGGAACAGCGGTACGCGCGATCCGATCGACCCCGTGGAGTGGAAGTCCAACAGCCCCTCGGCCCAGGTCCCCTGGAAGACCAGGACGAGCAGTCCGAGCGCCGCCGCCGCGGACAGCAGATTCAGTACGACGCCGATCAGGCCCAGCACCACCGAGCGGAACGCGTACGTCGTCATCGCGAAGGTCACCAGCAACAACGCCCCCAGGACCAGCGGGAGTTTGCTGTTCTGGTGAGCGGGATAGTCGGCGTACCGGGCGACATCCCCGCTCACTCCGAACTCCGCCCCCTCGACCCGGCCGACGGTGGCGGGCAGGTAGTCCTCACGCAGGTGGTCGAGGGAGTCGTACGCCTGGTCGGAGTTGCCCAGGTACGGCACCTTCAGCTCGAGCACACTGATCCGGTGGTCGGCGGAGGTCCGGATGCGCGAGGCGCCGGCGGACTTCGGATCGGTGCCGCCGGACTTCGGGTCGGCGCCGGCGAACAACGGGTCGGCGTCGGCGCGCCGGGCCAACTCGCGCAGCGCCCCGCCGACCTCGCCGGAGCGCTCGGCGTCGGCCCGTACGACGACCTGGTGGGTGACCCGCTGCTCCGGGAACGCCGCGTTGAGCCGGTCGTACACCCGCATCGCGGCGATGTCGCGGGAGTGGGTGTCCCGGCTCATCTCCGTGATCTTCAACCCGGCCAACGGGGTGACGAGCGCGAGCAGGGCGAGAACCGAGACGCACAGGGTGGCCAGCGGATGCCGGCTCGCGGGTCGCAGCAGAGCGGCCCATACGCGGCCCCCGCTGTCGCCCCGGGTCCGGCGCGCGGGCTTTCCCCGCTCGGCACGGCGCAGCGCCCTGCGCTCCTCCCGCTGTCCGAGCGTGACCAGCAGCGCGGGCAGCGCCGTCAGCGAACTGGCCACCGCGACCAGGACGACCACGACCGTGCCGGTGGCGAGTGAGGAGAAGATGACGTCGGAGGCGAGATACAGGGTCGCTGTGGAGACCACGACCGCTAGTCCGGAGATCACGACAGCCCGGCCCGAGGTCGCCGCGGCCATGTCCACCAGCGCCTCGGAGCTCAGCCGGCCGCCCGAGCGGGCGCGCTCCTCGCGCTCCCGCTTGAGGTAGAAGAGCGTGTAGTCGACGCCGACCGCGAGGCCGATCATCAGGATGACGTTCGTGCCGACCCCGGCGTCGGGGGAGATGTGTGAGGCCACCATCGCAAGCCCGACGGCCGCCGCGATGGACGACAGTGCCAGCAGCAGCGGCACCCCCGCCATGGTCACGGATCCGAAGACGACCAACAGGGTGATCAGGGTGATGGGAAGCGTGATCTTCTCGGAGAGCGCCAGGTCATCGCCGCGCTGCTGGTCGACTCCCTTGCTGATGGAGGGACTCCCGGTCTCCTCCAGCCGCAGCCTTGGATACGCCTTCCCCACCGCGTCGGTCTGTCCGGCCAGGGCGTCGACCTTGTCCTTGGCGTCCCGCTCCTCGCCCTTCAGCGCCACCTCGACCATGAGGATCCGGCGATCCTCGGACAGCAGCGGATCGGCGACGCCCGCGACCTCGGGCAGCCGCTTCATCCGGGCGGTCAGGTCCCCGGCCGCGGCCTCGGCCGCGTCCCGGTCGAAGGGTCCCGACCGGGAAGAGATCAGCACCTGTTCGGCGGCTCTGCGCTCCAGACCCCCCTCGACGGCCATCGCCTCCGCCCGCCCGGCCTCGCCGACCCGGTAGTCGGCCGTGGTCGCGCTGTGGGTGCCGACGGCACTGCCGACCCCAGGCACAGCGCCACGAACACCAGCCAGCCGACGATGGCCCGCCAGGGGTGCCGAGCGCTCCAGCGCGCCATGCGCACAGTGAATGAGTTCATGGCCAAAAGCGTTGCTGGCCAGTGCGGTTGGCGGACAGAGGTGCCCGGTTGAACTTCCCGTCCACCGATCGGTGGACGAGACAGGGCCAGGGCCAGGTCCCGGGATCGGGACCTGGCCCTGGAGAGTGCGCCGGGGTGGGGTCAGGAGCAGGGCTTGTAGAAGTGCTTCCAGCCGTCGCCGGGCATGGCCGGCGGCTCGGCCGTGCTGCCGAACTCCCCGTACTTCTCCTGCGTCGCGTAGTCGTAGTCCCCCGGGCCGCTGCCCGCGGTCGACAGGCGCACGTCCCGATCCAGCTGCCCGTCACCGGGGTTGTTGAGGATCGCGAGGTCCGGGTACGGGTCGTCGCCGTAGTTGGCGATCCGAAGCTGCTGGGCCTCGCCCTGGTCGCCGATGTCGGAGTGCCGGGCGTCGGCGGAGCTCAGGTCCGTCCGCGCGAGCGGGCCGGGGCGGTATTCCGCGACGCGCGCGGTCGAGGCGTCGTCCCCGTCGGCCGGCTCGACGATGTTGACGACCATGTCCAGGGTGCCGTCGTTGCGGAAGTCGGCGACCGCGGCGGTCGCGACCTCCCCCTTCTTCGCACCGAGAAGTGCGCTGACGGCGTGCTTCTCGCCGAACGAGCCGTCCGCGGCGCCCCACTGGATGGTCATCTTGGTGCCGGTGTGCCCGGGGTTCGAGATCTTGTCCGGGTGGCCGTCGCCGTCGAGATCGCCGATCAGCGTCGTGGCGTCGGCCAGACAGGGGCCCGTCGCCTCGCTGACCTTGCCGGACCGGTCCGCGCCGCCCGAGGGCGACGACCCGGACGCACTGGCCTGGTATCCGGCGATGGTCAGGGTCAGAGCGACAGCCGCGATCGGCGCGGCGATCAGACGTGACCGTTTGCGAAGCATCTACGAACTCCTAACGTCGTTACTGCGAAGTGCGAGGGCCACCTTCACCGGGATGGGGTGGCCCGCCGGTTACTGGTCCGTACCGCCGCCGAAGGGGACGGCGTCCGCCGGGGAGGTGTGCCAGTTGGTGACGACGGGCTTGTCGACGGTGATGGTGCCGACCGGCAGGGAGACCGGGTTGGCGTCCTCATTGCCGACGGCGACGATGATGCTGTCCAGTTCCTTGCCGTTGTTGTCGTTGGTGGTCTTCGGGTTCACCCCGGCATAGGCGGTGGTTCCCCCGCTCAACGTGACCGCGGGTCCTACGGACTGCTCCGCGGGACCCGCCTCGGTGCCGTCCGACCCGAAGGCCACCGTGGGAAGCGCGGCGGGCAGCACACAGGTGATCCCCGCCTTGGCCTTCGCCATGACCAGGATGTATCCGCCGGCCTGCGACTCGTCCCGGGTGCTCCAGGAAATGTCGTTGGCCCCGCACACCTGCCCGACCTTGCCGCGCTCGCCGTTGCCGGTGTCGGCACCGGAGCCGTCCTGGGCGCCCTTGTCCTTCGCGCCGGGGGACGTGGCCGACGAGTCGGCGGCGCTGTCCTTGTCGCCCGCGGCATCGGCCGTGGCCCCGGTCGTGGCCTTGGCGGAGGCAGACGAGTCACTGGACCCACTGCTCGTCTCGTCCGACTGGCAAGCGGTGGCGAACATCGCGGCAGTCACCAGCAGGCTGGCACCGGCGAACATACGGACCCGGGGGCGGCTGATAAGCATGGGAAGACCTTCTTCGTCATCAGTGGTTCGTGCTCCCGGCGACGTTTCGCTCGGTGTGCCACTTACCTTGCCGTTGGCCGCTACCGTTCCATTAGCGCTCCACTAACGAAGCGCTGACGCGATCACAAACCGGCTGACCCACCTGCGTATCGACGGCGCGCCAGTAGAGTGAAACGGTGACTTCTCTGCCGGAAGACCCGCCGTTACTCGTCAGCGAAGACGACCGCGACGCGGCCGTGCAGCGCGTGCAGGAGGCGTACGCCGAAGGGCACATCGCGCACGAGGACATGGACGAGCGCCTCCAGCAGGTGCTCACCGCCAAGACCCGCGGCGAACTGGCGTCGGCTCTGGCCTCGCTCCCGGAGGAGAACGCGGGCACGACGTCCACGATTGCCGCCGCCGGCGGGCGGATCAAGCGGCGCGGCGCCTGGCAGGTGCCTCGGGTCCTGAAGGTCGCGTCCGCATTCGGAAGAGTGCGCCTGGACCTGTCGCGGGCGGTCATCGAGCATCCGGTCGTGGACATCGAGCTGCAACTCGGCACCGGCAGGGCCAAGATCACGGTGCCGCGGGACGCGATCGTCGATCTCGAGGGTCTGCACACCGGGTGGAAGGACACGCGCTACAAGCCCCGGCGGCACTCCGGCCCCGGCGGGCCGAGGATCCGGATCTCCGGGACCATGGGATTCGGACGGTTGACGATTCGCCACGCGCGTCGTTCGCCCTTGTGACGGAACCCCGGCGCTCAGCCGACGTGGACGTGGGGCCGCCGGGCCCGGTCGGGCTCGGCCTCGCGCAGCACTTCCCGGGTGACGGGGGCGACCTCTCCCTGGCCGAACAGGAAGAACCGCAGGAACTGGGCGAAGGGGCTGCCCTCGGTCCACTCGAAGTAGATATGCGGCCTGCACCCGGTCACATCCCGTACGTGCAGCAGCAGCGCGGCCAGCGAGTTGGGGATGCTGGAGCCGTCGAGGGTCAGGACGCGGTAGCGGCCGTGCAGCACCTCGCCGTGCACGCGCAGCGCCGATTCGAAGTCGGACGGGTCGCGGACGGTGACCTCGACGAAGATCAGGTCCTCGTCGTCCGGGATGTCGTTGTCGGCTCGGATCTGCTGGATCTTGTCGCGGTACTCGGCCGCGTCCCGGTGGTCCGGCTCGTTGGCGATGAACCGTATGCGGCGGGTGGCGCTGTCGCGGACGAAGCGCTCGGCCATGGCATCCAGATCCATGTCGGTGACCCGTAGCTCGAAGGCGCGGGCGAGCCGGGACAGCAGGGACACGGCGATGATGCCGGCGATGAAACAGGCGCCGATCTTGACGCCGTCGGGGCGTTCCACGACGTTGACCGCCGTGGTGTAGCCGAAGACCACCGAGATCACGCCGAAGCCGATGGTCCAGCCCCGCTGCCCGGCGCGGCGGGCGGCGATGGTGACGGCGACCGCGGCGGAGGTCATCAGCACCAGCACCCCGGTGGCGTAGGCACCGCCCTGGGCGTCCACATCGGCGTCGAAGAGCCAGGTGACCAGGAAGGCGATCAGGGTGAAGACGAGCACCATGGGGCGCACCGCCCGGGCCCAGTGCGGGGCCATGCCGTAGCGGGGCAGATAGCGGGGCATGAGGTTGAGCAGTCCGGCCATGGCCGAGGCGCCCGCGAACCACAGGATGCCGATGGTCGCCGCGTCGTAGACGCTGCCGAAGACGGATCCCAGGTAGTGGTGGGCGAGATAGGCGAGGGCTCGTCCATTGGCCTGGCCGCCGGCCTTGAACTCGTCCTGCGGGATGAGCACGGTGGTGATGAAGCTCGTGGTGATCAGGAAGACGCTCATGATCACGGCGGCGGTGGTGAGCAGCTTCCGGGTGTCCCGGATCCGCCCGGTGGGACGTTCCTCGGTGTCGCCGGGGCCGCCGTCCACATGGGGCATGACGGCCACACCGGTCTCGAACCCGGACAGGCCGAGCGCGAGCTTGGGGAACACCACCAGCGCCAGACCGACCATGACCAGCGGGTTGCTGTGCTCGGCGGTCAGCGCCTGCGACCAGTCGGTGACCACGTGGGACGCGGTGGCCACATGCCACAGCCCGACGATCACGACGACCGTGTTCAGCGCCAGGTAGCCGCCGACGAGCACCACCGCCACCCCGATGGCCTCCATGAAGCCCTTGAGGAAGACGGCGCCGAGGAGGGCGACCAGCCCCAGCGTGATCGCCACCTCATGGCCGTGCAGTGTGCTGGTGAAGTGCGGGTTCTCCACCAGGTGGGTGGAGGCGTCGGCGGCCGAGAGGGTGATGGTGATCAGGAAGTCGGTGGCCGCGAACCCCAGCAGCGTCAGAACGAAGAGCTTGCCCTTCCAGAACGACAGCAGCCGCTCCAGCATCGCGATCGACCCCTCGCCATGCGGGCTCTCCTTGGCCACCCGCCGGTACACCGGCAGCGCCCCGGCCAGGGTCACGGCCACCAGCACGACGGTGGCGATGGGGGACAGCAGCCCGGCGGCGAGGGCGGCGATACCGGGCTGGTAGCCGAGCGTGGAGAAGTAGTCCACGCCGGTCAGGCACATCACCCGCCACCACCGCTGCCCCCGGTGCCCCTCGGGGACCTGGGCATGCGGTCCGGGTTGTTGTTTGGCCATATCGGACAGGCCCCGCAGCAGCCAGGCCCGCAGACGGCCTCCCGCGGGGGCCTCCGCCGGGCGGGGCTCCACATCGGTGGAGGTGGTCATGGTGCACTCCTGGTCAGCTCGGGGTTACCGAACATGTCGTCGAAAAGACTCGGCTGCCTCAGGGTAGGCAGGACCCTCTCCGGGCCCCACAGTGGCCTGCCCCTCACGGCCCTTCCGAGGGCACCCGGCCGGGGGCGGGAACGCCGAAGGGGCGGCGTCCGCGACATGTGTCGGTGGACGCCGCCCCTGGTGGGACGAGGTGTGGGAGATGGCCCGCGGGCACATCCCGGTTACTTCGGGTCGCGCTTGAACGACGCCGTCGACCAGCGGTAGCCGAGCACGGTCAGGCCGATGGACCAGGCGAGGGCGAGCCACCCGTTGTGGCCGATCTCGGTGCCGAGCAGCAGACCGCGGAGGGTCTCGATGGCCGGGGTGAACGGCTGGTACTCGGCGATGGGCTGGAACCAGCCCGGGATCGAGTCGATCGGGATGAAGGCGCTGGAGATCAGGGGCAGCAGGATCAGCGGCATCGCGCTGTTGCTGGCGGCCTCGGCGTTCGGGCTGGCCATGCCCATCCCGACCGCGATCCAGGTGAGGGCCAGGGCGAAGATCACCAGCAGTCCGAACGCCGCGAGCCACTCCAGGGCGGTGGCGTCCGTGGAGCGGAAGCCGATGGCCACGGCGATGGTGCCGACGAGGACCACGCTGGCGATGGACTGCAGCACGCTGCCGATGACGTGCCCGATGAGCACGGACCCACGGTGGATGGCCATGGTGCGGAAGCGGGCGACGATCCCCTCGGACATGTCGGTGGCGACGGACACCGCGGCCCCGATGACAGT contains:
- a CDS encoding GNAT family N-acetyltransferase, yielding MDDRIRPATAADVGAVEAVTDAAYRPYVARIGLRPAPMDADHAADIAAGRVFVTGDPVVGVLVLVAEPDHLVLESIAVDPGAHRQGVGRRLLAFADLHARALGLPEIRLYTNAAMWENQEIYPRYGYEVTERRQDGAYDRIHYRKRISEATPD
- a CDS encoding response regulator — its product is MSEGGLRIVVVDDHTVMRAGVIALLAAEDSIEIVGEAGDGRAALDLVDRYDPDVALVDLRMPVLDGVATTAEIVARYPRTRVLILTTYDTDTEIERGVEAGAIGYLLKDTTREQLVDAIHAAARGETVLAPRVAEKLVARLRRPVQEPLTDRETEVLGAVADGLTNAEIGRRLVIAEATVKTHLLRLFAKLDVNDRTRAVVVAMERGLLQRPHR
- a CDS encoding sensor histidine kinase codes for the protein MTALASPLADAFWATSLRRWNAVCWVLFAAMAVGLVTTAPAGGSKYQAVALLGCVVLCYAVLDRFPGNPVVRPRVYLSVLVLGLGGLAYLGSSYAALFMVTLPHYWMFGRTPRASMGFLGVAAAATLAGSLVRQGWSAEFFGETLMSTLIVVAVGVLIGLWAHSVVAQSSERAQLIEELERTQAQLSEAHQRQGAADERERIARDIHDTLAQGFASIIVLAEAAQAGIDHEPATSAQQLRSIESTARENLAEARELVGSAGQPGPGQVAAGSVALTLRRTLDRFAEDTGLTVDADLADLECDQQTRIALLRCTQESLANVRKHARASMVGVVLVRRPHGVELEITDDGTGFRVEESTGFGLDGMRKRLAELGGRLTVTSSVGDGTRILAMIPLASEVEA
- a CDS encoding FG-GAP repeat domain-containing protein translates to MLRKRSRLIAAPIAAVALTLTIAGYQASASGSSPSGGADRSGKVSEATGPCLADATTLIGDLDGDGHPDKISNPGHTGTKMTIQWGAADGSFGEKHAVSALLGAKKGEVATAAVADFRNDGTLDMVVNIVEPADGDDASTARVAEYRPGPLARTDLSSADARHSDIGDQGEAQQLRIANYGDDPYPDLAILNNPGDGQLDRDVRLSTAGSGPGDYDYATQEKYGEFGSTAEPPAMPGDGWKHFYKPCS
- a CDS encoding DUF4232 domain-containing protein yields the protein MLISRPRVRMFAGASLLVTAAMFATACQSDETSSGSSDSSASAKATTGATADAAGDKDSAADSSATSPGAKDKGAQDGSGADTGNGERGKVGQVCGANDISWSTRDESQAGGYILVMAKAKAGITCVLPAALPTVAFGSDGTEAGPAEQSVGPAVTLSGGTTAYAGVNPKTTNDNNGKELDSIIVAVGNEDANPVSLPVGTITVDKPVVTNWHTSPADAVPFGGGTDQ
- a CDS encoding DUF1707 SHOCT-like domain-containing protein, giving the protein MTSLPEDPPLLVSEDDRDAAVQRVQEAYAEGHIAHEDMDERLQQVLTAKTRGELASALASLPEENAGTTSTIAAAGGRIKRRGAWQVPRVLKVASAFGRVRLDLSRAVIEHPVVDIELQLGTGRAKITVPRDAIVDLEGLHTGWKDTRYKPRRHSGPGGPRIRISGTMGFGRLTIRHARRSPL
- a CDS encoding APC family permease, whose amino-acid sequence is MTTSTDVEPRPAEAPAGGRLRAWLLRGLSDMAKQQPGPHAQVPEGHRGQRWWRVMCLTGVDYFSTLGYQPGIAALAAGLLSPIATVVLVAVTLAGALPVYRRVAKESPHGEGSIAMLERLLSFWKGKLFVLTLLGFAATDFLITITLSAADASTHLVENPHFTSTLHGHEVAITLGLVALLGAVFLKGFMEAIGVAVVLVGGYLALNTVVVIVGLWHVATASHVVTDWSQALTAEHSNPLVMVGLALVVFPKLALGLSGFETGVAVMPHVDGGPGDTEERPTGRIRDTRKLLTTAAVIMSVFLITTSFITTVLIPQDEFKAGGQANGRALAYLAHHYLGSVFGSVYDAATIGILWFAGASAMAGLLNLMPRYLPRYGMAPHWARAVRPMVLVFTLIAFLVTWLFDADVDAQGGAYATGVLVLMTSAAVAVTIAARRAGQRGWTIGFGVISVVFGYTTAVNVVERPDGVKIGACFIAGIIAVSLLSRLARAFELRVTDMDLDAMAERFVRDSATRRIRFIANEPDHRDAAEYRDKIQQIRADNDIPDDEDLIFVEVTVRDPSDFESALRVHGEVLHGRYRVLTLDGSSIPNSLAALLLHVRDVTGCRPHIYFEWTEGSPFAQFLRFFLFGQGEVAPVTREVLREAEPDRARRPHVHVG
- a CDS encoding ABC transporter permease codes for the protein MSALSLAVRDSATMLRRNLLHARRYPSLTLNLLLTPVMLLLLFVYLFGDTMSAGIAGSGADRSDYIAYVVPGILLMTIGSTVIGAAVSVATDMSEGIVARFRTMAIHRGSVLIGHVIGSVLQSIASVVLVGTIAVAIGFRSTDATALEWLAAFGLLVIFALALTWIAVGMGMASPNAEAASNSAMPLILLPLISSAFIPIDSIPGWFQPIAEYQPFTPAIETLRGLLLGTEIGHNGWLALAWSIGLTVLGYRWSTASFKRDPK